The following DNA comes from Fusarium verticillioides 7600 chromosome 9, whole genome shotgun sequence.
AGCCTGTGGATGACAAGTACGGCAGCCGATGGGTTCTTGCGGGGAGATAGATCACTTGGCGGAAACAAAATcgcttgatgatctgatctgtGGAGAATGGACATGTTGTGGTTTCGGAGAGTTTGTTTCACCCGCTTTCGCTAGATTCCTGAAACGCGATTAGTTGCAGAAGGGCAAAACAAAAGGACCCCGGTTTTGAGACGGCAATTAAGTAATTGTTTGTAGATGGAAATTGGATGGGGAATTTCACATGGTTAATTAATTGCCGAGTCTAGTATATTTATAGAAATTGATCACGCGACAGCAGCAACTCCTGCTGTCGAGGGAATCGTGGGCGCGACTCAACTTCCAATTGAAACCAAGATGTTTGTTAGGTTATCAATATGTTATTTTCTTATCACATCTAAGATGAAATATTCTTCCACTTGGGGCCCGACGTGACATTTCCTTTGAGCTGGGGTACagaaacatcatctcatcccgCGTTTATTCGCCGTCAAGGGACCTCTGCTGTATACATTCTGTTGAAGAAATTTTTATTCATTTTTGTTTATCATCAAGTCATCTAAATAGGCCGTAACAGCAAAGTTGATTTCATAGCTTGGTTCCAGACCTAAAGCTCATAAGTCGTCAAGACAGCCGCGTGGTCAGAGAACCACTCATTCTCCTTATGGTTAGGCTCAGGCTTAGGCTCGCCAACAACCACGGTATGAGAGTCAGTGACCTTAAGGCCCTTGCCCTTGTGAAGGATAAAGTCAATTCGGTCAAGAGGCTCGGGTTTTCCGTAGCCACCGTTCCAGATGTAGATGGGCGACCAGGTGATGCCCTGCTCCTTGACGGGGTCTGGATGAGCCACGCGGAATGAGTCGATGAGGCCCTCCTCTTTGGGGAGAACGGAGGTAGGCCATTGGATGTTGGTGTATCCGCagttcttctccttcaaacCATCGACATAGTCGAGATGAGAGGGGGCGTTGAAGTCGCCGACGAAGAATACAGGGATATCGTCAGCGTTGTCAAGCTGGCTCTTCATTCCCTCAAGTGTGGCCTTCATTTGAGGAGTGCGACCGGACTGGGCTTCTCGCTGAATGATCTTATCGACAGGCAGATGATCATAGCATGTGTCGTAAGGTCCATAGGGAGTATAGCCCAGATGAGCAACAAAGAAGTTGATCTGTTGGTTCTTGCCATCGAGAGCAATCTTGACACCACCGGAGCGAGCAGGACCACTGATGACACCGTAGTCCTCGATGATGGGATACTTGCTAAGAACACCGACATCGCCGCCGCTGGACCAGTGATACCAGCCCAGAGCATCGGCGAGACGAGAAACATGGCGGCCCTGCTGGTCTTCCTGGATACCAACAACGTCTGCACCGGACGAGGCAAGAAAATTGACCTGCTTGTCGTGGTAGCTGGTAACCATAGTACCGCCGTTCCACATGTTGAGAGTCATGACCTTGAGCTGACTTAGAAAAGCCTtgccagagccagagacattgatggtgaagacGCCGGAAGAGGCGGAATCCCTTCCGGTGGCGCGAACGGTGAAGACGGCTTTGTCAGCGCCTGATGTAGGCGTTCCAGAGATGACACCATCAGCGCTGATCTTGATCCAGTCAACATTAGAGCCCTCGCTGGAGAATTTCATGGTGCCGCCTCCACCGCGGACAAGACCTCTGATGCTATGCGAGtaaccatcaccaacacgAGCATTAGGCAGAGAAATATCAGAAACAATAAACTTCACATCACCGTCAAGCTCACGACccttgatgatctgaagcGGTGGGGCAAGCCACGTATAACCGCCATTCGCCAGGAAGAAAGCAGTGTAGTTTCCAGGCTCAAGGCTCCCAAAGTCAAGCTGCACATCGCCCTTGTCATGAGGCGCCCACTTCCACTTGATGGAGTTGGACGAGCCCTTCTTCTGGTCCACTGGCCCGCCGCCGGCGCTGTAGTACAGACCGACCCAGTTGGCGAGGTTGGGGGTTGAAGTCTCGTACTCAAATGTCCACAATGGCTTGTCGGTGTTGAGGGATAAAGAACCCGATGCATCCGCGGGTTCTTGGGCTAGGACTGATGGGCAGACGAGCCACAGGGCCGAAACCACTGCGGTAAGAGGGGATTGGAATCTCATGGTCAAAAGGGATGACCGTTTGGAAATTCTCGCGTGAGAGACGGGCGGGAAAAAAGAGGTGAAGCTCGCTTGGGCACGcggcacagcacagcactAGTAGATAAGAAGACAAAGCGGCGTTATCCTCACGACAGAAAAGCAGGGTATTCACAAAGGGCTTTATATGCTTCAAAAAGGTCTCAGCAATATCAAAAAGCGAATATAAATATCGATATAGATGCATGGGGAAAAGAGAGGAATGACCATGCCAAGTTTCGAGACGAGCCAATGCTTGGTTCCCCTCAAGCCACGCACTCGAATGACGTGTGAGCAGTCCGTGTTGGTGCTAGGTCGATCGGCGTCGGAGATCTCCACTTGCGGAGACGAGTCCACTTCTTTTCCCGTCTACCGTGTGAGGGGTCCCGCCCCCGAGAGTCACTAGATCCCTATCGTCCGACATCGTGACTCGGCAAGTGGCATCACGAGAGCTTCTCATTGGCCTGATGATCAGTTGTACAATAGCCTTATCAGATCTGCCGGCTGCCCACTCTAGTTGTAACCCAAAAATTAAGTCTATCCAGTAAAACTCCGGCGTTAGGGAACTTTTTGAGATGGCACGGCGTCTTGTTGTGGCTAGAATGATAACGGTTTGTTTTTTTTTGCCGCtggcttggccttcttgggaGTTGAGACAATATGAGTTGGGGGCCATGGGGGCCATGGGGCACAGGACATCAGGCGGGGGGATTTATTGGATATCGCAATAGTTGCAGTGGTGGATGTTACCCAAGAGGCTTGGTATGATAGGCTGATATCGTGGTCGCGGGGCCAGAAACGATAACCTCTTTGTGTTCGGAGGGGGTTGGTAGAATCTGCAGTGTTTTGTTACCCAAGATACTTGTACCTCGAACCAAGGATGTCTGCATTTGATCGGAGCAAAAGGACCTGCTGTTGTGATAACGATTTCATAAATGAGGTGGCGAAGTATGATATCTTCAAACTGTCTCTTGCATCTCGGCCATTACTGGAATTGACTGACTTTACCCAGTATGCCGTGGGTGAGCTATGATGATGTAGACTAACGTTCTAAGCTAACCAAGCATCTCTCACAAAGGCAAGTGCCTCATCAGCGAAAGACTCCCATCTCTTCTCGTCAAATTCAAAGCCATGATCCTCGCCAGCAACGGGATCGTACCGCACAACAGTCTCTGGTAGTTTCTCAGCCACCAGATCAACAAACTTTTGAGAGCCGCGGATGGGTACCGTCGAGTCATCGTCCCCATGCATGATCCACCTACGTTTGGTCAGTTTTCTCGTCATTTTTATATAGTTCGAGGTGGCTTACATATTCTTGGGCAACTTCGCACCAGCTTCAACCCTCTCGAAAGGGTGGAAGCCTGTCTTGTCGAGACTCTTGTTGTCGAGCATGTGAGATGAGAAAACACCCCGCTGGCAAGCTGCGACTGCGAAGGGAGTCCTCTCGAAACCAGCCCTTGATTCGGGATCTTTACGCATCTTCTCGATCCAAGCTAGAGTATCTTCCATGGATGGGATTTCTTCTAGCGGCATACGCAACACTGTAGGTTCGTTGGGGAGTGCACCTTGAAGGTACAGTCTGTCTTTGGTGTCTAGCAGAGGATACACGACAGCAAGAGAGTGAAAGTCGCCAGGATGAGAGAGCGCAAGCTGAGTAGAGCAGTATCCACTAACAAGAGCGTTAGAAACAAGCCGAGATGACTTTTGTGAGATGACTTACCCCGCTGATCCGCCAGCAAGCAGGACACGTGAAAAGTCAATAGAGTGACCAGGGGCCTTCTCTCTCAAGATACCCAGTAACTTGTTCTTAGTCCACTGCCAGCCATCTTCGACATCCTCCAGAACGTCATCCAGACCATTCGCAGAAGGCAAGAGTCTATAGTCCGgggagacgatgatggcggAGTTTTGAAGtgcaagcttgtcaaccCACTTTGGGAAGAAAGGGGCAAACAAGCCACTCCCCATGACTAGAAAACCGCCGTGAATATTATAGATGATTGGGTGGCGACCTGGCTTGAGATTCTTGGGGATCAGAATGGCTGTTTTGATatcatgagatgagacagTCTTGAATCTTGGCGATGTAAGCTTTTGATCAGATCGGTTCGTCACCTGGTACTCACGTCTCTTCAATGATGTTGTAGGACTCAAAGACTGAGTCGTCGTTCCAGGGAATAGCCATGATGTTTGATAGTTTTGTAGTCAGGGCTTGAGAGCTTAGTGTAGAAGCAGGGAGCTGGTCGAAGTCTCATGAGTTGGTTTGTTCTAATTATTCGACATGATCtgaatatatatatacttcGTCCAAACTGACGTTGACTTCAAAGATTTCGAAGCGGAATATTATGTCCCTTTTGGATAAGCTCTTACGACTTTCGTTGTCATCCACTTGCATGGCTCGTTAGTAATGCAAGCTCTGTAGTCTCACCGATTCAATTAATAAGGCGGAAGCTGATGCTCCGCCACTAGTCATCATGTTCCACTTTAACGGAAGACAACCACCCGCTCACTGACATCCATTGAAGAGCCAGCATAAAGCTGACATCAAGtaaagataaaaagaaacAGCATATCTTTGGAATTTCAATTAACTCTCAGACATTGAGAGCCTTCAAATAATTGCCCTAATACTCATTTCAAGAtgcatctctcttctcatacCTGGATGCGTCCCGAGCCTCTTGAGCAGACCCTCCAGAGGCTCGTCCGTCTCGGTTACACCAGCATTGAGCTCGCCGGCGAACCCGATCAATTCCCCATTGTTTCAACCCgcgatcttcttcaaaaatACGACATAAAATGCTGGGGAACCGTCACAGTCATGCACGGCAAACGAACCCTCCTCGCCTCTGACCCTCAACAACGACGAGATACCATCGAATACATGAAGCAAGTTGTCAATATGTCCGCTGAGCTCGGCGGCCAAATCACCACAGTTGTTCCTGGAACAGTTGGCACTATTTTACCTTCGTCTACACCAGAGAATGAGTGGCAGTGGGCTGTAGAAGGTCTTCGTGAAGTTGCTGCTTTTGCGCAGCAGAAGGGTATCAAGATTGGTCTTGAACCGTTGAACAGATTCGAGACGTACTTTCTAAATCGCTCAAACCAAGCTCTCGCCCTCGCGGATGAAGTTGGATACGGCGTCGGTATCGCCTTTGACCCATTCCACCTTGCACTCGAGGAAAGGGATCTTATCGCAGCTATCCACGCCTGCAAATCCCGCATCGTTGATTTTCATGTGGGCGATAATAACCGGCTTGCGCCAGGAGATGGATCTTTCGACTGGCCAAAAATCATGAAAGCGCTCGCTGAAGCTGGGTATGATGGTGGGTTGGCCGTTGAGTTTATGCCAGCTATTGATCGAACGCCTGTTGGGGGCTATGGCAAGGCTCAGTTGGAGACGGGAGAGGTGGATGTTACGCCTGACCAGCTGCAGTTCATTATCGATCATGGATCGGGATTGTTATCTGAGACTTATTACACTGAACTTTTGAGGAGATCTGCTGAGACCTTGGCACCATATATTGAGAAATAGATTCTTACGAGACTGGAAGGATTAGCTCAGGTATTCTAAAAGATATTCTGTTTCCTAATGTGCGTTTCTAAGAAATGATAGCTTTGCGATTAAACTTGGGTATCGTCGTATGCTAGTTGCCCTTTTTTCTAACCGCCCCAGATGCCGTCTAGTATTTTCGCCAGTAGATGTATAGAAACGCTCCGTCATGTTGCCAACACATATTGATATCTTAACTCCATTTCCTTGCTTCCTACTCTTCAGATTTGCAAATTTTCTTACTGCATCGTACTCTCAACCGAACAAAAAGTGCAAACCCTTCTCGAACCAGTTTCTGTGAGTTGATTAGCATTTCGTCATTATTTCAAGAGGCAGTTGGACGTACGCTGGTGGTTTAGCCACATAATTTCTCTCATACTCTTCAATCGGAGCCAAGTTATGTCGGAGATTAATCTCTTTTGGCTTGATAATCTTTGTTTTATGGGCAATCTTCCATCCGACATAAAACACTGGGAACAATCCAACCGAAGTGTATCTGTGGCGGTCAGTTGTGTAATTGTCAGTTCAGCAAAGATACTtacgagaacaagaagctaGGAATATCCCACATTCCTGGCAGAAAAACAGTATATCCTCCAACGAATACCATGATAAAAGTCGCAACTAGTCCGACGTACGCAGCATATGGCATGAACCACGCGCGATAAGGAAGTGTAGAGCGGTCGAATCCCTGCACCTTTGTTGCACGATAGAAACAAAGGTACGTAAGACAGATGACGGAGAAGTTGATCAGCTGAGAGGCTGTGACCAAGGACACAAACCAACTCAGAACAACGGCTGAGCTATTCGACAGTTGGAGGAAAGAGAGCAGAGCGATGAGCAGCACCACAAGGACGCAGTAAATGGGAACACCAGTCCTAGTACAGATTTTCAAAAACCTCGGTGCTTTCCCTTCAAGCGCAAGGCCATACAAAGATCTCGTCGCACAAAACACATAGGAGTTGCCGGCGGAAAATGCCGACACCAGAATCATGGCGTTGACGATATGCGGCAGAACCCGGATCCCAAGACGGTCCATGGCGATAACGTATGGCGAAGCAGCAGCTCCTGACTTGCCATCCCTGAACGCAGCAATCATGTTTGGGTCGTCGTAAGGCACTAGAATGCCGACACAGAGGGATCCAAgcacgaagaagaaggtcagcCGGTAAAAGACCGTCTTGAAAGCCCGGGGCAGAATCTTGCGAGGGTTTTCGGCTTCTCCAGCTGCCATGGCGACGTAATCGGGACCAGCGATCGAAAAGGCAGCTTGGATGAGACAAGCCAGAAAGCCTACGAATTTACCCAAGGCGCCGTCGTAGTAAAGCTCCGCAAAAGCGCCAGGGCTCTTCCAGTAGGTAAATCCGAACGCGTCCTTCTGCGGATTCCCACCAACCATGACGATGAACgtaaagaagatgaggccAACGATCAAAATGACTTTTCCAATAGCAGCCCAAAACTCAGTCTCGCCAAAATACTGAATCGCcatgagattgatgagtGCATACAGCACGATAATCACAGCGATAGTAGCGCCCACAGGAATCGCATCGGTCCAGAATTGAAGAATGAAATGACAAGCTGTGACTTCGAAGGGTACAAGCGCAGCTTCGAAGATGAAAAAATTCCAGCCGGAAGCAAAACCGAGAGCTTCGTCGACGTAGATACCGGCAAATCGGACGAACGGAGACGAGATTGGCGTGTAAGAGACCATTTCGGCGATGCACATTGTGATAGTGAGGACGATTAGACAccagaaggaaaaggcgatgaagagacttcCTGGACCGCCTTGCATTAGGCCTTTGCCGATTTGGACCTGAGAATATTAGCCATGGATCCATTGTTTGATAAAGGTGCAGTCGTAGAGCTGAGGAACATACGAAAAGAACAGTGCCGATTGTCCCTCCAATTCCAATAAGTTGGATGTGCCGGCCCTTGAGCCTTCTGTGCGTTTCGTCGCCATAGACAGTCCGAACTCCAAGCTGATCCTCGGTGGTGAGCTGAGGCGCTTCGGATTTAGACTCCTTTTCGGGATCGGGAATAGCAGCCATCTCAGCTGATGTCGCGTGCTCACAGCCAAAATGAGAAATGATACTTTTGAGAGAACCTGGTTAAAAAGGATAAACTAGAAAAATACCGCAGCCGAGGTTTTTTATCTGGTTCGTCCCTTGTGTAActacttttttttttgtgcCTTCACCCCATACGGAGTAGGCCGAGGTCTGCGGGGATGATTGGAGCATTATCCTTGCGGGATCAACCCTTAAAGAGAGATAGCTCGGGGGGGCGAACTGGAGATGCGGGTCGGTTCTAGACTTTTACTCGCTGGACATGTGAAGAGGATAAGCAATTGAATTGAAGAGGATGCGATTGGAAACTTGGCGGTCTTGGAGGGAGATGGGTTGATAAGGTCGGATTACTTGATGGAGTTTAGTGAGGCTGTAGGTCATGCTACTGAGATATTCGAGCTGTCATTGGGCAAAGGTTGGTTGCAACACTCATGAAACGCATCAAAGGTAGTTGATTTTCGCAACAGTACCTCACTGATACATCTTACAGAATATTATTTATGAGCATTCGGTACCTATGAGGAAGCCTTTGGAGTCAGTTGCTATCACCGAGAGCTTGCCATTATGTTAGAACAGCTGCAAGAATCTGAGGCTAACGGAACGTACCATTCTCCTTAACTAGAGCCTGAGGAAAGACTATCTTTCGGCCCGCGGGCACCGCTCTTGATGGTTATTCCATTCAGATCACCATCAGATCTACTTTTAAGTTGCGGGGTAGACTCTTTATAGTGCTTGGTCCAGTTCATCGATACCACCTAAATTCAGGATAGGAATGCCGTCGTATCCACCGACGCCCGCGGAAGCCGAAAACCCCCAGGTTCAGAGCTCCTTATGAGGCTTCACCGATCCACATCAAAGAGCGGAGGAAATAATACACATTTCTTCAGAATTCTCAGCGCATAGCTCGATACCATGGCATCAGATACCCACATGGTCACCGGCGGCAGTGGCTTTATCGCCATCCATCTCGTCAATCAGCTCCTGCAAGCCGGATATAACGTGCACACTACTGTACGCGACTTGACCAACACGCGAAAAGTCCAGCCACTACGAGACTTGCAAGAGAAATACCCCGGGAAGCTTGACCTCTTTGAAGCAGATCTTCTCAAACCGGGTTCATTTGAACCTGCTATGAAAGACTGCTCGGTGGTTCATCATGTTGCGTCTCCGTTTTTGAtggccgagaagatcaaagATGGACAGAAGGACATGGTAGATCCTGCGTTGCAAGGAACGCGTAATGTTTTGAACAGCGTGAACAGCACCGAAACTGTCAAACGGGTGGTTTTGACATCTACTAGTAAGAACTCAATCTCTACAGACATACAGTCATTAACATACCCCAGTCGGTGCTATCTTTGGAGACTATATCGATGTGAAGAGCATGAAAGACAGCATCTTGGCTGAGAGCTACTTCAACGAATCAAGCTCCGTTACTCACAATCCATATCACTATTCCAAAGTCGTCGCCGAGAAAGAAGCCTGGAAAATCCAAAAGGCCCAATCACGCTGGGACATGGTAGCCATCTGCCCCGGCCTAGTCCTCGGTCCCTCCCTCACAGCAGGATCAGATTCCGGAAGTCTCTTCTTGCTAGACGAGCTATTCAGCGGACAGCTTTGGTTCGGCGTTCCCGATCTGAGTTTCTGCACCGTTGATGTGAGGGAGGTAGCTACGGCGCATATCAGGGCAGCAGAGACGGAGTCTGCGCAGGGGCGATACATCATCTGTGATAAAGAGATGGTGAGATTTGTGGATATCTCGAAGCATATACGGCCTCAAGCGAAGCGCCGCTGGGTTCTTCCGCGTCACACGCTGCCGAATTTATTGATTCGGATCGTTGGGCCTTTGTTTGGACTGACGCAGAAGTGGATGCGGGCGAATCTCGGGGTGAGGTTTGAGGTTGGCAATGAGCGTGGGATCAAGGAACTTGGGATCGTGTACCGGCCTCTGAACGAGACGTTGGATGATCACTACAAATCATGGCAGGCTCAAAAGATACCCACGTCAGTGAGGTGATGGGGTAGGTATTTTGTTTAGCCATAGTTCTGTGCATACCTAATTAGTGTATTTGGTTCATACccttgtgttttctttttattcaCCTTAGATATATTGCTGACTACCTTATTTTGTATTTCCACTCTTGATATCGCCTGGCTGCATTTAGAGAAACCGTTAGTTCTCAGGGTCATGTTGCATATCCTCGGAATGCCATCGTATAATAGAGCAATCCGCATCTCCAaggaaaagccaagacgaAAAAACAAATAAGTATTGATTCCCACATCTATGCTGTGATAGTACTGATAAAGATAAGTTGCAAGCAGAGGGTATAAATAAAGTCTTCTGGTCCAAGGCGCTCTAGGGTGTCTGAGTGTGAAGCTTTTCGTCATAACTAAAGCTCCGTGATGGCCCCACTTTGAACTGGATCAGCTTTTCGCTCCTGACGTAACGGCTCAGTCCATGCAACCAATACTTTTCCATCAACACTTCAATTGTGCTGTGTCTACGACCCCATACTTTTCAAATGGACGGCCTAGACGAGTTTGAAAAGTCGCTGGCCgctgagaaggccgagaGGGAGCGCGCAGAACGCGACCACGACGAAAAGCGACATCGCAAACACAGACATCACCGACACGACTCGGAACGCGAAAGAGACAGAGATGGAGACAGAGACGGACATAGACATCGCCACCGTCGGAGAcacgacgacgaagacgatggtCACCGAAGTAAGCGCTCACGCCATTCGcgcgacgacgaagatg
Coding sequences within:
- a CDS encoding hypothetical protein (At least one base has a quality score < 10) translates to MAAIPDPEKESKSEAPQLTTEDQLGVRTVYGDETHRRLKGRHIQLIGIGGTIGTVLFVQIGKGLMQGGPGSLFIAFSFWCLIVLTITMCIAEMVSYTPISSPFVRFAGIYVDEALGFASGWNFFIFEAALVPFEVTACHFILQFWTDAIPVGATIAVIIVLYALINLMAIQYFGETEFWAAIGKVILIVGLIFFTFIVMVGGNPQKDAFGFTYWKSPGAFAELYYDGALGKFVGFLACLIQAAFSIAGPDYVAMAAGEAENPRKILPRAFKTVFYRLTFFFVLGSLCVGILVPYDDPNMIAAFRDGKSGAAASPYVIAMDRLGIRVLPHIVNAMILVSAFSAGNSYVFCATRSLYGLALEGKAPRFLKICTRTGVPIYCVLVVLLIALLSFLQLSNSSAVVLSWFVSLVTASQLINFSVICLTYLCFYRATKVQGFDRSTLPYRAWFMPYAAYVGLVATFIMVFVGGYTVFLPGMWDIPSFLFSYTSVGLFPVFYVGWKIAHKTKIIKPKEINLRHNLAPIEEYERNYVAKPPANWFEKGLHFLFG
- a CDS encoding hypothetical protein (At least one base has a quality score < 10), which gives rise to MAAIPDPEKESKSEAPQLTTEDQLGVRTVYGDETHRRLKGRHIQLIGIGGTIGTVLFVQIGKGLMQGGPGSLFIAFSFWCLIVLTITMCIAEMVSYTPISSPFVRFAGIYVDEALGFASGWNFFIFEAALVPFEVTACHFILQFWTDAIPVGATIAVIIVLYALINLMAIQYFGETEFWAAIGKVILIVGLIFFTFIVMVGGNPQKDAFGFTYWKSPGAFAELYYDGALGKFVGFLACLIQAAFSIAGPDYVAMAAGEAENPRKILPRAFKTVFYRLTFFFVLGSLCVGILVPYDDPNMIAAFRDGKSGAAASPYVIAMDRLGIRVLPHIVNAMILVSAFSAGNSYVFCATRSLYGLALEGKAPRFLKICTRTGVPIYCVLVVLLIALLSFLQLSNSSAVVLSWFVSLVTASQLINFSVICLTYLCFYRATKVQGFDRSTLPYRAWFMPYAAYVGLVATFIMVFVGGYTVFLPGMWDIPSFLFS
- a CDS encoding cinnamyl-alcohol dehydrogenase, yielding MASDTHMVTGGSGFIAIHLVNQLLQAGYNVHTTVRDLTNTRKVQPLRDLQEKYPGKLDLFEADLLKPGSFEPAMKDCSVVHHVASPFLMAEKIKDGQKDMVDPALQGTRNVLNSVNSTETVKRVVLTSTIGAIFGDYIDVKSMKDSILAESYFNESSSVTHNPYHYSKVVAEKEAWKIQKAQSRWDMVAICPGLVLGPSLTAGSDSGSLFLLDELFSGQLWFGVPDLSFCTVDVREVATAHIRAAETESAQGRYIICDKEMVRFVDISKHIRPQAKRRWVLPRHTLPNLLIRIVGPLFGLTQKWMRANLGVRFEVGNERGIKELGIVYRPLNETLDDHYKSWQAQKIPTSVR